A region of the Nymphalis io chromosome 6, ilAglIoxx1.1, whole genome shotgun sequence genome:
acgcggtcacaaCTTggacagtaactatttttaatttttaattgtatttatttaagctattaaatattttaataaaaactattataagatataaattagCAGACACATGTGGGCCGTTACACAAACATTGCATTGTTCAATTGAAGTAgtgatcattatttatattcagtATTCTTCGAATATTTTGTGGTAAATGGATTCATTGAGTGGTTATGCTGGAcagtattaataacaaaaaccaCCAATACTTGTtggtaaaattttacaattaattactttGGTTGAtactttagaatattttttaggcgattaaaatgattattatttaaaatgaatacacaaaaactattactatactacattattacctatttaatatttcccagagattttaattaataatcaaagtagatttttatagtatctttatttttttatactttataaaataaataattaaaaataatacaattgactacaaattaaattaagtttataatgttttaaatatacaaaataacttgCATCAAAGCAAGTTATATAGATTTGACACATGtgttaactattttatatgtgacattggcagaatattttgcgctcaaatagcatAGATACACACCAGAAAagaggaaaaaaaattaattcgacACTACTTTTCTAATTGTAATCGCTTTCAATAATGTCTTTAAAGTTTTTGATTCTTAGTTCAGTTTCTTTGATACTGTCTTTAAGATCCTTATGTATTTCACTATAGGCTTTGATAGATTGATTTGTCTCTGTGTAGATGTTCCGTAGAATCTGAAGATGCAGtattctaaaaattaaatattaatttattaattgcctTAAACACTAATTAAACTGTAAAGTAATAATGTGAATCCACTACTAGGGACCTTATCTCTTTATTAGGAGCCGGTTTCGAAATTATTATGGAATAATTTCGAAACCACACAGGTCCAATGCAGATTGCTGAATACACACGGTTGGTTTATTATCCAAGTTTTTAACCAATTTAGAAGTATTATCAAGTGGGATAACCAGCACCAATGCAATACTTATTTAAAGCGAGTAGTTCAAGATTATAAGTTTAGTTATTTACTGATTTTTGTTGTCATAAAAAACCAtgttttagtataataaaaacttacttaGATTTTAGCTCTAATATTCTTGTTTTTAGTGTCAATAGTTCACTGGAATTGTTACTAAATGATGAAACTTCTTGCAGACGATGGTTGAGCCATTCCACCATGAGCTCGACCTTTTGATTTTCCTGttcttttaatgtatttagtTTGTCATCCAAACTTTCTTGGAgttcttttatttcattttttcttgttttcttTCCACTgccaatgttttgttttaatttgtttaattccGAAGTAAAGATTGGTATTTTGTTCTGAATTTTGTTTATGATTGCTTGGTTCAGTTCAGCTTGTTCATCAAATGTTAACTCTGCCTCAGTTTTGTGCATTAATCCTGGAGATAAAAATCTGTTTAACTTTTCGAATTCCAGCAAATGTAACACTTTGAGCAaattgaatatagaatatatataaatgagtatTATTGATTGAATTCAAACTTAATTTACGTATTTAGTAAGAATTAAACAAACCCAGTAAAGTAGAAGTACTTTCATCAGCTGTGCTTAGTTTATGTAAACTTGAATAGTGCGATAGATCGCAGTCAGCAATTATTCTTCTTACTTTTCCAGCAAGCTTAGGTGAAAGAACACAATTTTGATTACCACAcacttcttttataatataaaaaaggatgTTCTCTTGAATTGTTTTACTATCAGGGCAAAGGTCTTCGGTACTTGTAATTATatccatattttatattaatattttttcgtttcgTCACAATTggttaagtatttaataagcACTACAATTATGTGCCTAAATCAGGCAAAGAAAATAAAGCAAAAGAAATCAAGTTTACAAACAGAATCACTGGAAGAGTGGGGTttacttatttactaaatactaataaattaaaattcgttgatatttgaatttaacttttttatttttcaatactgGCAACTGGCGatgttcttttaaattattgaaaaatagtaaatttattatcatgtagattatataaatttactgaTAAATATGTGTGACAAAATTCtcaaattgttgtttttaaatatttgattactttttaacaaacaaatttttattaagacagaaataattaaaaaggtaaGAAGTAATCTACTTTTCGTTTGCAAGTTGCAAATTGCGACTATCACCGAGTTTTTCGTCAGATCAAGTGTCAAATTCGTTGTCATTGTAATAGTCGTAATTAaacttgatattatttaataaattcgttaaaagttgtgattattatatgtgaatattaggtttttttatcataaaagtaTCATATAATGCAAAATATTGGCTTTGTCGATGGAATCAACAAAGAAATCTATTGAAATGGATATTGCGTCCAATAGTCAAAACATGCATTCTGAATCTCAAAAAGCGGGGGAAAATAGCGATAAGAGTAAAAACAAACCCTCACCGGAATCTCAGGGAAACTGTTACtggtataaatatttagaagtttgtaacaacaataaaaactaCGTATTAGCATTAGTGTACcgataatttatatgttatttttgtcCTTAGTGGTAAAGATCGTAACCTTAATATTGTTGAGTTGTTATGTGCGTCGTGCAACAGATGGTATCATGAATCTTGCATTGGATATCAGTTAGGCAAATTAGTGCCTTTTATGACGAATTATCTCTTCATTTGCAAAAACTGTTCACCAACTGGCTTggaaacatttaaaaagaatCAAGCtcgtaagtataaaaatatattataaacagctgaatatttatactaatataaatatataaagcaagaAATCCTTCGTATGTTGTGTctcatttatgttttaaaaatatataaaaattgctactcaagacatttatttgtttatatagtaatttattattcaaaataaataaacagtaaagCTTAATCTTCTACaaattttttcatacatttacaTAGTTTGTCAAAACTTTACACAaacttattataacatatacttatttaaacattgttttttaagtatgttataataatttatatataattcaattacattcaatttaattaatatatatgagtGTTTTATAGCATTTCCGCAAATGTGTCTCACTGCAATAGCAAATCTTAGACAGGAGAGCTGTAAAGACGGcagtaacaaaaatatgttcagTAAAGACAGAGagatcattccttacattgatCAGTACTGGGAAGCTATGACTACAATGCCACGAaggtaaattatacattatatactaaataaatgttGCCTATACTGTCATGGCAATTGTTCAAACGATATAGAAGTTGCTTTAGTGGGGTTATCTTgcctattatattaattgttccACTAATGTTAATACTCATCTATATGTTATAGATGCCAACTTATTGAATTcttttaatctcaaacagatataaCAACATCCAATCTTGAATACTTTCTTGTGTATACGATAAGTGTagcttgtaaaaaatataataatttaaaaacttttttatatggtTTTTGTCACCGGAAtggaatgttttatttactttgactttcaaaaaacttctttaattgatatatttatttaataatcaacaaATAAGAAAGGTGTTACCTGTTAACGGTTTAGTTTTTGAAATCTTTGTAACCTTTTTGCATAAAACTCTTGAATTAACTTTCTTAACTCtataatgtaaacaaacaaCTGGAAtgatagtaattaattattttttaatattttatagacactaaaatctttttaaatagtttatttattttctatcaaTGCTAGATGTGATCTTCAAAAGTGTTAAAACACTTAGTAACCAAAATATCCTTATAATAGTATATTCATATAACTTATGAAGTAGGTGTTGCCTgcttataaactttaaatgaataaatatgttaacctctttcggccttacttataaatgttgctgttagttaaatactgatttcgctcttCTGTCATTATtcttttgacattcgaaagaaaaagagaGCAGTTTTAACTAACCTGCTAAGCGACATTTGTAAGTAAGGGCATTTGTTACTTatgatttatattcataaatgttaCTTTTAGTCAACTCTCCAACAACATAATTTTACGATAGAAACTCTTTTTATTAACCTCCTTGtgaacaatataaaaatgtaagtattaGAATGAagtaattagaataataatcattaaaaatctttataacatGCAGGGTGACTCAGTCCTGGTATGCCACAGTGCAGCGAGCTCTCGTCAAAGACATACAAGTTCTCTTCACTTATGAGGAGGACTCAAACCTTGGGCCAATGTTTGGCCTATTCAATATAGAATTGACGAGCATTAAGCCTAACTATGAGGCTATGATCAAGCAAGGGCAGCTGAAGGTTACTGATATGGGAGTTGCAACtggtaagtattatatttatgaaatactagtgcattttaataatattgtatatatttttataattctgtaattaaaaaaaggtgcAACCTAACAATATTAGGGGAAGCAGAAATAATTGATTCATGtgattatacttataatataataataatataataatatcctcggacatttttcacacacggccatctgatcccaaattaagcttgtacagagcttgtgctatggaaaccagacaactgatatactacatatactacttttcttttgtaaatacatacttatatagataataacacccagactcaggacaaacagacatgttcatgcacacaaatgtctgtcctgggtgggaatcgaacccacaaccttcggtctgaaaggcaagtgtctaccaaccacgccaaccggctcgtcaaacttatgtatataatatttatatgcctACTTTAACGGTAAACAAATGTCTAAGAAACTTTTAGTTGTTATGATTTTTGATAAACTTAACcaatttctattaattaaataatacttcctagaataattcagttttttacatatgtaattttaatcattttaaagatTATCTCGTCACAcagatatgtatattaattgtattcaaaTCATGACCAGTAactgcaattttatttatttataaataattttttgttcaaACGGTCATACAGCTTTCTACCTGTGGTATGGCTCTGTACTTCACCTTCACCTGCATTGGTGGTGTAAAAAGTTCTATATTTTTACAGTTCCTGTGCTTATTAAAGTTAATACCAGTTCCACCAGCTTAATACCATTCATCGCATGTACCAATACAtcacagcaatacttactaagttgtgttccggttggaaggctaagtcattgtaactacaggcacaaggggcttaacatcttagttcgtgTATACGCCATGTGTGAAATTAAGGAACAGCTTTCCTCTGTTCACACAACTGCGATGTATTTGATCATTTTAAGATAACCACTTCGAATTTAGACAGCGCGATGCAGAACTGTGACAGATTcgatcaacgccatctatcgttacCGAGTAGTAATATggcgtatatttttattgaacagttcctaaggttggtggcgcattggtggctCATCTGTTCGTCCACCTACgttcattataaaacaaaaaatttggTCAATATATACATCCGCCtccctaattaaaaaaaaaaactattacgtccaaagaattaataataaattcaagatGATGAGAATCACAATGACACAAGATTAATTTAACGTAAAGCCATCGTCGGTTCAGGATGTATCTTCATAGATAAGATTAGAAACTTAGTAGTCCTGTCCGATTTCGCAATAGATGTTAAGGTGCTGACGTGTGTACGAAATTACAAATGCAAAATGCATTCTTTCCCCATCCTCTTAATTTGATGTAAAAGAACCAGATTATACTTGGAATTTAAACGAAATTTCGATggaattaatgtattatttgcaatcaaaaaatccttatattatattttagcgcGCAATACTcgtaagataaattaaaagttaatccGTTTCCCGCCATGAAGAATATCTGTCATTATTCTTGttgacagattaaaaatgtagaatattattgtttaatctgATAATTGACAAATACTCttcagcaatatttaataataatatttattacgtttaatatctctatcttaagcgatgatcgtaggttcaagcccgggcaagcaccactgaattttcatgtgcttaatttgtgattataattcatctcgtgctttctggtgaaggaaaacatcgtgaggaaacctgcatgtgtcttatttcactgaaattctgccacatgtgtattccaccaacacgcattggagcagcgtggtggaataagctccaaaccttctcctcaaaaagagtggaggaggcctttagcccagcagtgggtcattcacaggctgttacgggtacGGTTACAATCTTATTGActtgtttatataaaaccaCGACATCTAGCTTTATAAATTATCCAGATCCATATTGTTGGTTTTTATTGTTTCCGGATTCCCATAAAAACAACGAATCcattaatttgataaagatctttaatttttattatattatatatctattaggTACTAGTTATAGCcggcggcttcgctcgcgtgttAGTGGGGGCAGTTAGCTATAAAAATCTATGGCGTTCCTtgggcctctgcctcgaattttgcgggcagcggcgcggcggcggcggcggcgcggcagcggggcgggcaacgcatacctgttctccaaactagcgggcagatcgcgcggcactatagcggtgtagtgttgtgttcgtggttgtgttgtcgagatatttgtttttattcgcgaacgaaatgtctgaaaaacggcgacatctttttgattcaaatttattcctaacgctcgatttattgtgggcaaaagaagaagtggatccctactatagggcaaggaaaataaatggcgagttttatcgaaattatgaagaacagagacaaaatcccgacaaattctacgactaataattggttaattattcttctatttttatggttcacatctttgctgttccatatgggtgtcctctcaaagattgccgaaataattagctcttgcacgtccgaagacattttgatacgtcacaaaaaaaatgtacaacactatacctacaatgcagacgcgcaacgcgggcggtcaccgcttgactggagtgcaccgctcgttgcccgcccccgcgccgctcctgcaccgctgtattcgagggccggtccatttgattatacgcgtaagatcctgccgctcccgcgccgccgccgccgccgccccgctgcccgcgagattcgaggcagaggccttagagttcaagcttgcttcataataaatttcatcaaaatcagtttaacGAGTTTAGCCGTGAGCGTAACAGACAGGTTGAGTTgcgttcgcatttataatattactatagtgTGGATTAGatgtatatagtttaatatattatatataaataataatatgtactatAGTAGCAGTGATATGacagtggcttgatgtaaggccgcaaacccggaggtcctgggttcaattcgtaggtcgggccaaaaaaaatttattgggttgttctgtcagaaaattctcagtagcagcccggagtctggaagttggaagtgtatacactcccgtgcctcgaaaagcacgtaaagccgttggtcctgcgcctgaactctttccggtcgggtcggattgccgtcccatcggattatgagagttgggaatagagagtgcacctgtgtttgcgcgcacacttgtgcaatataatatctcttgcgcagttggctaatctctctagagattggccgccgtggccgaaatcgacatggaggacattattattattagtggtaTGTGATGGCTTAATGGTTTAAAGACGTGAAACGTATTCGATGATTCCAAGATCGTACCCAGGCAAGCATTACTGAAATATTATGTGCtgaatttgcgtttataattcgtTTCGTCATCGGCGATGAAGAAAATCGTGAAAATCAAACACGGCGTCAGGATTACAGAAAATcgaaaagaattataaaaaatttaataatgatcggttgagtaacgtgaataacaaacaaaatcccttttgcacttataatattagtaaggagaATCACTCCTTGTTACCCccttttacacagtaggttagcattaaggaaggatttttaataatttaactctTAATATATGTAGTTAAACTGGATGatagtttgtatgaaaatccttaatttttaCTTAGCAATTCTGACTTATGACGCAACCCAACATCAACGAAATatccattttgttttaatgtcataaaaaatagaatattattcttGGAGAAAAATTAACAgtctattgtttaaaaaaaatatataatgcgaAGGCAAATTGTGATTCTCACGAACTCTTGATGAGTGTGTATTCTGTCATTGTTAATTGAAAATCTAGGATGCTTAATCGACTCGTACTAGGTAGAGATTGGAGCTTATATATTGGCTTATTGGCTTATatattgacataaatatattgatttgattacATAGAAGCTTGAAAGATATGGAAAGTGATTCAAAACACAGGCAAATGGTCCTGAAGCGGTCAACATTAACACATATATGAATGCGTtatggtagcatgcgcaagggATCTCGTGGAggtcctcgttaagacggaaagggtgccgcttttttttttagtgggtattccgatgttcgggtaCACTGGCGAGTCTCACATACCCCCTCACTGTTCCCATGGGGGAAACGAAatgcgttattaaaaaaaatattcgcatAGTAGGACATTAATTAGCTATCCctgcaatgcgccaccaactttgggaactaagatgttatgtcccttgtgcctgtagtaacactgactcactcacccttcaaaccggtacacgatactaagtactgctgattGTTTACAGAACTTGTGATGAATGGCTGCCCAAACGGGCTCTCACGAAGTCCTACCGCCAAGTAAATTATGCTAGTTGACTCGAAATTtactataactaaaaatatatatatttcatacagtgcACGAAAGTCGAAAGTGTgcgaaaattaaattcaattcaaataatatattcgaataaaaaatttaatgtcgTTACCgtttttataacaacacaaaaatacacgatccgttatattattaatcttataattattaatatttacatgttcAAAATAGTATGaaacgggttggtggaaaacccgcattggagcagcgtggtggaataagctccaaaccttctcctcaaaaaagggagaggaggccttagcccagcagtgggacattaacaggctgttactgtactgtactgtatgaaaCGAGATAAGGATTTAAATCGATAAGATTGTGTACAAAACGTCTCTACAGAAAGAAATATGCAAGTATCGCGTTATCAACTATCATCAACATAGGTTTAAAcggctaataaaaaatatattattaatcgtaTTGGTAATATTATGAAGAATCAAACGTATAAATTGATAACGATTGCAATGAAAAATGTCACCATTAAAAATACCGTAAACCCAGACCAGCGTACTGCGACATAAAACTCTAGACCGCTCGAGTATTGAATAATGACATTGTTCTTGAATGCGACTGTGTTTGTAAACATCGAACACGGACGACGGACGTCACGCACACATTCGCGCGACGCTTGTGTGTAACATTACTTCGACTTTAACTCTCACATAGGCAGCATCGCGTTCGCTCCGCGATTTCTATAtcgattacatattattttaattcacctTGAACTTCATGGCTGGTAAGTTTTAGATAATTTTTcgttaactattaaaattaaccCGTTGATGCATGTATGGTAatgatagaatataatataaatagtttacgTACGTTTAGGTTTGTTATCAAGCAGTGGCAGGAAAAGTATACGGTTTCAATAGTTATATGTCGTATTTGGAACGCGAACGACCCAATAACTTATCTTATCGATGCTTCGTAAGAATTTTTAAACATAGGTGATATCTATGAGAATTCAACATCGATCGTTTGTAATGcgagttatttttgttttttttttttcaaatatttcattcgatttttgaatatattcgaTTTAATGAATTACGAATGTTTGTTATGAAGATATTAATTGTTCATTTATATCAATTGAATATTAAGTGGTCCCGAATTAATATGGAAAATTTATTGCTTGGTTTTTGTAGCgttgttattttgtatatttattttttaggatGATTATGTAAACAATACTCCTGGTCTCACTTTTGGTAGATTCAATATTGATGTATTTTGACTAGCTTGAAACTTACTttctaatatgttatgtaattttttatttgatttttattgtcgCGTTTTATGACATCAGAGAAGTGCAAATTAAATTCGTGGATATGGAATAGCGCAGGGAACCTCTTCgaaatatgttattttgaactgtttcttttataattaaatttgtctgTCTGACTACCTATGAAAGGAATTGGATTTCTATTATGAGTTCGTtacataattgatttttttttatatgtcctatttatttaggtttaaaAATGGTTAAAATTAGCTTGAgatcgtattttaaataatttactttttataatttatttattatagattacGTTGTAGAGTAttaaatagttgtttttttcgtttctaaaatgaaacattaacgttaatctttaatttaattgtcacttatttttttaaagcagtcatatattataactcgattatattaaaataatataattcatacacAAACAATTGTATGTTTTGCGACGTAttcattatattgatttatgcaGCCGCTGTTACACGTCAGTCATTTTGCGTCCAATCCTATGGAATGTTCTAGTTAAGATTAAGATGGGAAGATCGTGCTTCAAGCGTGTTGTCAGCGATCTTGTgtgtgcttatatatataaatatattagaataaaacatatttaattttgcaacagataagtttaaacaaaattaaatataaatatgaaacgtGACATGATCAtaggatacaaaaaaaaattatttagttaggTTTTGGCTAATAAAGTTAGGAAAACATTTCAGTCAGATGTAAGTgactgcatttttttttaaatttttttgaatgctgtttgttaataataatatcaatattaaaataacgcaAAAAGAAAGAGACATAGAGGAagcaaaaatcaataaatacataagcaTTTTCATATCGAGTTCATGACCTCTATCTTCAAGTGTCTTTTTGTGCCAAATTATAGTCTATATAGCTTTGCGTATTGCGTAACAaatcatacatatgtacatacta
Encoded here:
- the LOC126769027 gene encoding uncharacterized protein LOC126769027 → MDIITSTEDLCPDSKTIQENILFYIIKEVCGNQNCVLSPKLAGKVRRIIADCDLSHYSSLHKLSTADESTSTLLGLMHKTEAELTFDEQAELNQAIINKIQNKIPIFTSELNKLKQNIGSGKKTRKNEIKELQESLDDKLNTLKEQENQKVELMVEWLNHRLQEVSSFSNNSSELLTLKTRILELKSKILHLQILRNIYTETNQSIKAYSEIHKDLKDSIKETELRIKNFKDIIESDYN